TAATTGCTGAAACAAAAACTGTTAGTTCGCCGACAAATCCCATTGTTCCTGGAAGTCCGAGAGAAGCTAATCCTGAAAATACAAAAATTGCACTAACAAGCGGAGCTTTTTGCATAATTCCTCCCATATCTTTCATTTCCCAACTTCCTGTTTTGTGATGGAAATATCCCGCAATTAGGAAAAGTGGTGAAATTACAAAAGCATGTGCGATCATTTGATAGACGGCAGAAGAGAGACCTTCGACTGTTAAAGTTGAAACCGCAATCATAACTAGACCCATATGGGAAATAGAAGAGTATGCAATCAATTTTTTAACATGAGTAACGGAGAGTGCTAGAATTCCCGCAAAAAATAGTGTCGCAATTCCAAAACCTAAAATTACACCTGAATATTGCGATGAGGTTTCTGGAAAAAGAATAATAATAAATTTGATAAAAGCATAAGCACCCATTTTAAGAAGAATTCCCGCAAGAACTACTGAAATTGGAGATGGAGCTTGAACATGGGCATCTGGTAACCAAGTGTGAAATGGAAACACTGGGATTTTGACAAGAATTCCAAAAAGAAGTAACCACCAAATCAATTGACTATTTTCAATATCACTTTCCGACATTAGAGTCAATTCAAAAGTTCCAAAGTTTTGGAAAAGCAGGAAAAATCCAACAATCATAAACATTGATGCGACATGTGTGTAGAGGAAAAATTTAATTGATGCATAAATTCGGTTTTCCGCACCCCAAATTCCGACTAAGAAGAAAATTGGAACAAGTGTCAGTTCCCAAAAAATATAGAACCAAAGAAGATTTGTTGTTAAAAAAACTCCAAAAATCGCACCTGAAAAAAGTAAAAGAAGTGAAAAGTATGTTTCATTCTGATCCCAACTTGACATCGCAACAAGAATAAGTATCGATGAGGTCAGCAAAAGCATGATTGAAGCTAATTTATCAACTTGCAAAGTGAGAGCAAAACCAAATTTTTCTACATTTAAAAACTCACCTAAAAATAGATAGCCGTCTCCGACTTGCTGAAAAATTGTGATTGAGAGATAAAAAAGAGCCACAAAATATCCTAAAGTTAGGTATTTTGCAAACTTCTTTTCGTAAATAGCAACTGGTGCTAAAAATAGCGGTAGAAATATTGAGGCTAAATATACCATTACTACTCCATAAAAGTTATATATCGAATAATAGGACAAAATCCTTTTTAAGATTTTAAACTATTGATTCAACTTCTTTTCTATGAAGGTTTATTTTTTAATATTTGCTTTTTCCATTGCCATTAAAATATGGAGAGTCCCTT
This is a stretch of genomic DNA from Thiovulum sp. ES. It encodes these proteins:
- a CDS encoding proton-translocating NADH-quinone oxidoreductase, chain M (PFAM: NADH-Ubiquinone/plastoquinone (complex I), various chains~TIGRFAM: proton-translocating NADH-quinone oxidoreductase, chain M), giving the protein MVYLASIFLPLFLAPVAIYEKKFAKYLTLGYFVALFYLSITIFQQVGDGYLFLGEFLNVEKFGFALTLQVDKLASIMLLLTSSILILVAMSSWDQNETYFSLLLLFSGAIFGVFLTTNLLWFYIFWELTLVPIFFLVGIWGAENRIYASIKFFLYTHVASMFMIVGFFLLFQNFGTFELTLMSESDIENSQLIWWLLLFGILVKIPVFPFHTWLPDAHVQAPSPISVVLAGILLKMGAYAFIKFIIILFPETSSQYSGVILGFGIATLFFAGILALSVTHVKKLIAYSSISHMGLVMIAVSTLTVEGLSSAVYQMIAHAFVISPLFLIAGYFHHKTGSWEMKDMGGIMQKAPLVSAIFVFSGLASLGLPGTMGFVGELTVFVSAISHWGYMLAILALGSIISAGYFIWTFRRVIYGEISPVVAKIEWQMGIMEKASLILFSLVILIFGLYPQPIFDSIKGVF